The Meriones unguiculatus strain TT.TT164.6M chromosome 14, Bangor_MerUng_6.1, whole genome shotgun sequence sequence taccataaaaagctaaaatgatacgctcaggatgcgaggctaagcactgcactcagggtcagctgctttggacccagagaagagcatctctgattgcatgcgggttgatgccccaggtcctgcctctgagaaaaagttattggacaggtctgatgccctttgggtggatgacacctaaatgaacattggtacaaagtcccaatttatttctaatatcagagatcagacctctactcttgcctgatgcatctaaaacaaaaagggggaactgtagagagctgcggaatgccgcgccttaaagatggagctggtttccgccttccaccttcctgatggtgagtgctctctgtcacaaacaactccatatttggctaaggctgaggatctggcttgcttccatgcatgtggacctatctgcattgcccacgtggcatgctgggattggctacccagaggctatttaagctgtgggctggctttccccagggtcagatgattgttcaaggttcctgactaaactgcatttaaaaaaaatatatatatatatatatcaatgccTTTGATTCTATCAGCAAGAACATGGAATTTGTTTCTAAAATGAAGAGGAAAGGGAATTAAATGTGTCATCACCCACATCTGATTACATCTCTCCTAAAAACAGTCGGATTTCAAAGAAGATATAGACACGTCTGCTCCTTTGTGGGCATGAGGATGTGGCTCTTCACCATGAAGTCTTTCTAAAAATGTCCTTTTCATAGCCTCACTGTTTAAATGATAAACTTAGCTCTCTTCTAGAAAACCATTTCTGTTggtgtttattcatttgtttccCGTGGTCCTTGCAAGCTCAAGAATCTAACTCattctaaagaaagaattcaaatTTTGAAACTGACAGGATATCAGGTTAATGAGAGATgggtttcctgttcttttttatgGACCTTACATTAGGCCAATAGCACAggcttaaaccacacatcagaTTTttatggactgaaaaaaaaaacaaacctccatATCTCATAGccaatattttcataaaaataatttccaCTACTTTACCCCTTATTTTCTCTATCACTTCTCTTCCTGTGTGCGTAGATAATTGTAGTCATCAGGCTAATCTCAGGACAAGCTGGTGTTGAACCAAGCACACCCTGAAGCACTGTAATAGGTGCGAGTAAGCTTTGTTGCTAGAATAGCTGAGCTAATCAACTCTCACTGAAGATAAAGGTTTACTGTTAGGATGAAGTTTTTGAGGTCCCAGTATCTGTTGATGTGTGTCTGTAGTTATACATCACCAAAGGAACACATGGTGGAGCAAAACCTGACAAGCTATGGTCAACAAAGAGAAGACACAAAGAATATTCTGAGTGACACTCTCTCTTTTCTGATGTGTGTCTAGAAAACTAAAGATTGCTCACTAGACTCAAGCTCTCTAATTCTTGCCCTGACCAATGGCACTAGGGAACAGATATTACCAAACGTATGGGACTATGGAGACAGTTAAGATGCAATCTGTAGCAGAGTTAACtatgaaatatttgaaaaaataggaaaataacttCAAAGTTCTTTCAGCACATTTTATCTTATATGACTCACTTTATTCTGTTAATTAAAAACTTTGATTTTTATCAAAGGTAACTTTCTTCCGTAATCTGAAAATTGAACTCTGATATTTATTGCAAAGTTCCCCATTTGCTAATAATATATCAACAAACTTTTCAAACACAGACattcaatttttattactatatccaTATTATTGCTATATCAAGTCCTACAATGTAACAGATGTCTCTGAGAGAATATTTTCCTACCAAGTTGTCTCTTTAGAGCACCCTTAATCTCATTGTTCCTGAGGCTGTAGATGAGGGGGTTCAACATGGGGATCACCACCATGTAGAACACAGACACCACCTTGTTCTGGTCCGTGGAGTAGCTGGACTTGGGCATCACATAAATGAATGTGACAGTTCCATAGAACAGAGTGACTGCAGTGAGATGGGAGGTGCAGGTGGAGAAGGCCTTGTGGCGGCCCTCAGTGGAGCGCATCTTCAGGATGGTGACAAGGATGTAGATGTAGGAGACCACAATGACAAGCACTGTGATCAAAATGACAGTGCCAACAGAAATAGTGGCAAGAATAAtagggacactgtcatcagaacaagagAGTTCAACTAAAGGAGTAAAATCACAGAAAAAATGATTGATTTTATTTGgtccacagaagaaaaaagaaaagaaggaaagggtgaGGGAGGAAGCATTAAGAAAACCACTTACGTACGCTACTACCATCAACTGGATGCAGACTCTTGTGGACATCTTGGTTGGTAGTGGGCTACAGATTGCCACAAAGCGATCATAAGCCATGGCAGCCAGAACAAAGCACTCAACTGTCCCAAAGAAAGCACCTGAGCCAAGCTGGATGGCACAGCCTAGGTACGTAATGCTATTTTTCTCCACCAGGAAGTTGACAAGCATATTGGGTGTGACAGAAGATGAATAGCCTATGTCAGCAGAACCCAGGTGACTGAGAAAAAAGTACATGGGGTGATGGAACTGGGAAGAGACTCTGATGAGAAGGATGGTGCTGAGGTTCCCAGACACGGTCACCAGGTAGATGCACAGGATGATGGTGAAGAGGACGAGTCTAAGGCCTGGGTCATCAGTTAATCCCAATAAAATAAACTCTGTCACTGcagtgtggttcccatcctcctGGAAAGCCATGGGACAGTGTAGCTGCTGCCAGGTCAAGGCGGTGATAGAGGTAGTACAGAAAGGGATTCATAAATagatgtcctcattttcattaaCTCAAACATAGGGTATCACAAAGAAACatatcatttgaagagaatttgCAGTTTTATCTGACAGAATTTTAGGACTCTGGGTTTATATACATTTTTTGTGCACTGATatgacttaaaattttaaaacacatgcTAGCAAACTTCCTTCAAATAATGTATCTCTTGTCTTTTAAGTTATATACACAGTATATCTATGTGGTTTTATAACTAAGTTTTAAAATGTGATACTTACATAAATAACAAAAGTTATCGTGAATACCACAAGACATAAAATACGCAACCACAGAGTTGTGTGATGAAGATTCATAATGGCTAACCTTACTGAATTGTTACTAAGCACCAGGACAAGACATATAAATTCATATATAGTTCTCTAATTTTCCACAGATAGTAATATTAagcacttttattatttttattaagagTATGTAATTTGAAAATTATAAGTAGATAAAACTACGTACTATGTCTAGAATGAGGGAGGCTGAGCTACTATTAGTGAAAGAGTCACAATAAAGATCAGAGCACTTACAAATTTTGGACATACAGCAGAGTAGTTCTGTAGCTATGTGGTGAATACACAAAAGATGAGCTTCCTTCTTACAGAGTTCATATTGTCTGTTAGAGAATCAAGACTACATCAAGAATATTTTCTAATTAGAGCTTAGAAAACTACAAATTAATCAGTGTTTTCTAACTGGAGTAGGATAGAATGAAATCATAGGGTTTTCTACATAGTACAATAATGAGCAAATACTCACCTTTAAAAGTTAAGACATTTAACCAGATTCATTTCATTTGGGGTTGCATGCACTCTTTCCTCAAGATTTTTAACATtatactttctgtttttctaaaatatatggTGCCTGTGCTACTAGAACATTCAGTTAATAAACAAAGCAAGTATTTCCACAAGACATTACCGACAGTATGCTACCAAAGCATTTCAAAGATAGTGACTTCATTTTCTGCATAGTAAGTTCCTATACTGTTATAAATGGTGCTGGATTCTGGATTCATCAGTGTCTAGATAAAGAAGAAACCTTTAACAATGGAGTTTACCTATAGATCCACAGAGTTTGAATATGGAAATAAAAGTTGATTTAGCTACTTTTTGGTTTAGTTTAACACCTTTTTTTTCACCTGATTTGTGTATTCACTAAAGCTTATAAAATTGGattcattttcaaagaataaagaattCTCCAAAGATAAAGGTCAAAGAATAAACCAGATTCACCCACAAAACTCAATACTTACTTCTTCCAACATGAATTCATTGCACAGTAAAACAGTAATGTAGGTTACTGTGCTTTTTTAGTTGCACAGCTGTCTTCCCCTGTCATTGATTGTCATTAGGGCTAAATCCCTGCTGAGATTCTGGATTCAAGTGTGAATTCAAATCACTGGGGATCATTATCTCATTCCCagttcattacacacacacacacacacacacacacacacacacacacacacacacacaaaactactTTTCAAGGAGTTTGTAAACCTCTAGTggtattttccttttttgtaagaATTAACATGCTTCCATCTGATAGTTATTCAAAGAATATGTTGAAATCATGTTAGATGAAATacttggttttaattttattttatagttcaAGTCATAGTAGACTAAACCATAAATCCAAATGAATTACTTTAGCTTCTTTCATTCAATACCTGTTCAGTTTATAACTGTTTTGTTATGAATTAAATAACATACTCTTCTGCAATTTCCCCTGAATCTTCTAGGAGGTAAAATGGGCATCTGATATTTTGTATGTGTATCTGAGCATTGTTCCACTCTGCTATAGAAAGAGTTACTTGTTCTTATTAGCTAACTGGTTGTGAACATCTGTAGTACACTTTCCATTAGAAGGAGAATCTTACTTTCATGCTCAACTGTGAGTGCCAAGCAGTTATAATCTTGGGCATGAGCACATATGTTTGGAAAGCAATTTGTCAATCATATCACATGTACTTACAGAGTAATTGCAATTGCTTTACCACTAGGGTTCATATTCTCATCTACTGTGGTCTTTTGACTTGGTAGAGGTCAGAAAACCGATGGTTGCTTGCATGCCTTTGATGTCCTTGAACCAGTGTGCACATATTGCCTGGCATATTGGTACTAGAGTAGCACAGGGACCACAGCCACAACAATTTCTCCCAGCACTCTCTTATGGTATCTTTGATCAGTATGAAATCTAATcagaaagaaaagatcatccagttCAATACCAGCCGAATTTCTTTATCATGCAGCCAAGCAAgtagtgtcttcagcagtaggaACTGACCATACAGCTCTCCCTTGCAACACATTGTAGTCGCAATGGTCTTTATAGTTTGTAGTGCTTTGGGGGCTCTTCATGAGTCATAACTCATAGATAGCTCAATATTTTTTTACTGGGATTTTCACCATACAGGTTTTTAGCTTCTGTAAGTACCCTTTTCCAATCATGCATGGTGCCTTTGTATGAACTCTTTAACTTGTCTTTACTTTTTTCCAGATGGAGTTATAAATGTGTAAGAAACTGAAAAAGTTAACCTTATGGAGTAGAACTTATTACTaatggacaggagctctaaatGTTGCTCTCATTCATTGCAAGAATGTGTTCATTGATCTTGGGCAGCTAAGGAGGTActaaaaatagagagagagagagagagagagagagagagagagagagagagagagagaa is a genomic window containing:
- the LOC110539338 gene encoding olfactory receptor 5P76-like; the protein is MAFQEDGNHTAVTEFILLGLTDDPGLRLVLFTIILCIYLVTVSGNLSTILLIRVSSQFHHPMYFFLSHLGSADIGYSSSVTPNMLVNFLVEKNSITYLGCAIQLGSGAFFGTVECFVLAAMAYDRFVAICSPLPTKMSTRVCIQLMVVAYVSGFLNASSLTLSFFSFFFCGPNKINHFFCDFTPLVELSCSDDSVPIILATISVGTVILITVLVIVVSYIYILVTILKMRSTEGRHKAFSTCTSHLTAVTLFYGTVTFIYVMPKSSYSTDQNKVVSVFYMVVIPMLNPLIYSLRNNEIKGALKRQLGRKIFSQRHLLHCRT